Proteins encoded by one window of Vigna radiata var. radiata cultivar VC1973A chromosome 5, Vradiata_ver6, whole genome shotgun sequence:
- the LOC106761983 gene encoding F-box protein At3g54460 isoform X2, translating to MSSDTSFADHKLCGFLFAVLTATERDSDPAFAERCEILSDGGEVGFRSQTGVVLSTVLNSSQCGGGGGGGGSKTKRTHSVGMVNGSMSVVHQLHAMVTRKCAKVDARVVCVESPRVVLLVDVYLPIQVWSGWQFPRSGAVAAAVFRHLSCDWDERSSMLSYPDYCRKTHGANESFWNLSDCHVLCCKLHPHVSSSSRKSLFELHELFKTLPGIGKQRMFNSSKIIPMDHSCRAGIWELSDDILTKILSSLDPMDLTRVSETCRHLRSLAASVMPCTKLNLFPHQQAAVEWMLHRERNAELLPHPLYAFLSTEDGFSFHVNTVSGEIVTGEAPTIRDFRGGMFCDEPGLGKTVTALSLIMKTRGTLADPPVEAQVVWCQHNGNQKCGYYEICGNNITGCSALGKRNGSQYISRTNDNHEYSSKRARMSNPDQQMIKLQSSCSMEVNKSPVEARFKESVHSNQYTRSLSRIKKNLCFTNEEEAMISKEREVEGLIKAKHASDVTPHLSQKKLPGKPQGDPFEYSDTWIQCDACHKWRKLADNSMASSSAAWFCSMNPDPLYQSCSVPEQHFRSTSRITYLPGFHLKGTHGGDRQNVSFFTSVLKEHYSLINSQTKKALAWLAKISTDKLAAMETNGIRGPILNTCTASGRHFNAFHKVFQAFGLLKRVDKGVCKWFYPQHLNNLTFDVAALGMALREPIDFVRLYLSRATLVVVPANLVDHWKTQIEKHVRPGQLRIYVWTDHRKPSVHCLAWDYDIVITTFSRLSAEWGPRKRSVLMQVHWFRVILDEGHTLGSSLNLTNKLQMAISLIASNRWILTGTPTPNTPNSQLPHLQTLLRFLHEESYGLNQKSWEAGVLRPFEAEMEEGRSRLLDLLHKCMISARKTELQSIPPCIKKVVYLDFNEEHARSYNELVITVRRNILMADWNDPSHVESLLNPKQWKFRRATIKNVRLSCCVAGHIKVTHAGEDIQETMDMLVQSGLDPTSGEYTSIRCNLLYGGHCVRCKEWCRLPVITPCRHLLCLDCVSIDHTKCSYPGCSKLYEMQSRLPRPENPNPKWPVPKDLIELQPSYKQDNWDPDWQSTSSTKVSYLVQKLKALQGTNEETSFCTDNNNDEMPIENSFSLHRSDDKSAFQKCLKSSTKTNSNLEKVLIFSQFLEHIHVIEQQLAIAGIKYAGMYSPMHSSNKKKSLATFQHDSSCMALLMDGSAALGLDLSFVTHVFLMEPIWDRSMEEQVISRAHRMGASRPIHVETLAMHGTIEEQMLGFLQEADKCRRSPIKDVAESEDDGGGRGYKSLHDFAESSYLLKLRSVYTNSECPEGVLIDQHQASSN from the exons ATGTCCAGCGACACCTCCTTCGCGGACCACAAGCTCTGCGGTTTCCTCTTTGCGGTTCTCACAGCCACTGAGCGGGACTCCGATCCAGCCTTCGCTGAGCGCTGCGAAATCTTAAGCGACGGGGGCGAGGTTGGGTTCCGCTCCCAAACCGGCGTCGTTTTGTCTACGGTGCTGAATTCGTCTCAatgcggcggcggcggcggcggcggaggATCGAAAACCAAGAGGACGCACAGCGTTGGGATGGTGAATGGGAGCATGAGCGTGGTTCACCAGCTCCACGCTATGGTCACTCGCAAGTGCGCCAAAGTTGACGCACGCGTGGTGTGCGTCGAGTCGCCTAGGGTTGTGCTGCTGGTTGACGTGTATCTTCCTATTCAAGTGTGGAGTGGCTGGCAGTTCCCGCGGTCGGGGGCAGTTGCCGCCGCGGTTTTTCGCCATTTGAG CTGTGATTGGGATGAGCGAAGTTCAATGCTTTCATATCCAGACTATTGTAGAAAGACTCATGGAGCAAACGAGAGCTTTTGGAACCTTTCTGATTGTCATGTACTTTGTTGCAAGCTCCATCCCCATGTTAGCAGTTCTTCAAGGAAAAGCCTATTTGAACTTCATGAACTTTTCAAGACACTACCTGGCATAGGAAAACAGCGGATGTTTAATAGCTCCAAAATAATTCCTATGGATCACTCATGCAGAGCAGGCATTTGGGAGTTAtctgatgatattttaacaaaaattttatcTTCCCTTGACCCAATGGACCTCACTAGGGTTTCTGAAACGTGTCGTCATCTAAGATCATTGGCTGCTTCTGTAATGCCTTGTACAAAGTTAAATCTGTTTCCTCATCAGCAGGCAGCAGTTGAGTGGATGTTGCATCGTGAGCGAAATGCTGAGCTTTTGCCACACCCTTTATATGCATTTCTCTCAACTGAAGATGGTTTTAGTTTCCATGTAAATACCGTTTCTGGTGAAATTGTCACTGGGGAAGCTCCCACCATCAGGGATTTTCGAGGAGGAATGTTTTGTGATGAGCCTGGTTTGGGTAAGACTGTAACGGCACTCTCTCTTATTATGAAGACACGAGGTACATTGGCAGATCCACCAGTAGAGGCACAAGTTGTCTGGTGTCAACATAATGGTAATCAGAAATGTGGTTATTATGAGATCTGTGGTAATAACATAACTGGTTGTTCTGCATTGGGTAAAAGGAACGGGAGCCAATATATCAGTAGAACTAATGATAACCATGAATACTCCTCCAAAAGAGCCAGAATGTCAAATCCTGACCAGCAAATGATTAAACTTCAGAGTTCATGTTCCATGGAAGTAAACAAATCACCTGTGGAGGCACGCTTTAAGGAATCTGTGCATTCAAATCAGTACACTAGGAGTTTGAGCCGCATAAAGAAAAACCTATGCTTCACAAATGAAGAGGAAGCTATGATATCCAAGGAAAGAGAAGTTGAAGGATTAATTAAAGCAAAACATGCATCAGATGTTACACCTCATTTATCTCAAAAGAAGCTGCCTGGGAAGCCTCAAGGTGATCCTTTTGAGTACAGTGATACATGGATTCAGTGTGATGCTTGTCACAAGTGGCGAAAGCTGGCAGACAATAGTATGGCTAGTTCTAGTGCAGCATGGTTTTGTAGTATGAACCCTGACCCTCTTTATCAAAGTTGTAGTGTCCCTGAACAACATTTTCGTTCTACATCTAGGATAACATACTTGCCAGGGTTTCACTTAAAAGGGACTCATGGTGGTGACAGacaaaatgtttcttttttcacCAGCGTGCTTAAGGAGCACTACTCACTGATAAATTCTCAGACAAAAAAAGCCCTGGCCTGGTTGGCTAAAATTTCAACAGACAAGCTTGCAGCTATGGAAACAAATGGAATAAGAGGTCCTATTTTAAACACGTGTACTGCATCTGGCAGACATTTTAATGCCTTCCACAAAGTATTTCAAGCATTTGGCCTCTTAAAGAGAGTAGACAAAGGTGTGTGCAAGTGGTTCTATCCTCAACATCTTAACAATTTGACTTTTGATGTGGCTGCCCTTGGCATGGCACTCCGTGAGCCTATAGATTTTGTCAGGTTATACTTGTCAAGGGCTACCCTGGTAGTTGTTCCAGCAAACTTGGTTGATCATTGGAAAACACAAATAGAAAAGCATGTGAGGCCCGGTCAATTGCGGATTTATGTTTGGACTGATCACCGGAAGCCATCTGTGCATTGTCTTGCATGGGATTACGACATTGTCATAACCACTTTTAGTCGTCTGAGTGCAGAGTGGGGCCCTCGTAAGAGGAGTGTTTTGATGCAAGTACATTGGTTTCGGGTAATTTTAGATGAGGGGCACACTCTTGGGTCTAGCCTGAACTTAACAAACAAGTTGCAAATGGCCATTTCATTGATAGCTTCTAATCGATGGATACTAACAGGAACTCCTACACCTAACACTCCTAACAGCCAACTTCCACATCTGCAAACATTGCTAAGGTTCCTTCATGAAGAATCTTATGGACTGAATCAAAAGTCATGGGAAGCTGGTGTGCTCAGGCCATTTGAAGCAGAAATGGAGGAAGGGAGGTCTCGTCTGTTAGATCTGCTTCACAAATGCATGATTAGTGCTAGAAAGACAGAATTACAAAGCATCCCACCATGCATCAAGAAAGTTGTTTATCTGGATTTTAATGAGGAGCATGCTAGAAGTTACAATGAATTGGTAATCACTGTAAGGCGTAATATATTGATGGCTGATTGGAATGATCCCTCACATGTTGAGAGTCTACTGAATCCAAAGCAGTGGAAGTTTCGTAGGGCAACTATAAAAAATGTCAGGCTTTCGTGCTGTGTTGCTGGACATATTAAGGTTACACATGCTGGTGAAGATATTCAAGAAACAATGGATATGTTAGTACAAAGTGGTCTGGATCCTACTTCTGGAGAGTATACCTCCATAAGATGTAATCTCTTGTATGGTGGTCACTGTGTCAG GTGCAAGGAATGGTGCCGCCTTCCGGTCATTACACCATGTCGGCATTTGTTGTGCCTTGATTGTGTTTCTATTGACCATACGAAGTGTTCTTATCCTGGCTGCAGTAAATTGTATGAGATGCAAAGTAGACTTCCCCGACCTGAAAATCCTAATCCAAAGTGGCCTGTACCCAAAGATCTTATTGAGCTACAACCGTCATATAAGCAG GATAATTGGGATCCAGATTGGCAATCTACATCTAGTACTAAAGTCTCATATCTTGTCCAGAAGTTGAAAGCCTTGCAAGGAACCAACGAAGAGACTAGCTTCTGTACAGACAATAACAATGATGAGATGCCTATTGAGAATAGTTTCTCTCTGCATAGAAGTGATGATAAATCAGCATTTCAAAAATGTTTGAAGAGCAGCACAAAGACCAATTCTAACCTTGAGAAAGTTCTtatattttctcaatttcttgAGCATATACATGTCATTGAACAGCAG TTAGCTATTGCTGGTATCAAATATGCTGGAATGTATAGCCCAATGCATTCCAGTAACAAG aaGAAGTCTTTAGCCACGTTCCAGCATGATTCAAGTTGTATGGCGCTTCTAATGGATGGAAGTGCTGCATTGGGTCTGGACTTGAGTTTTGTTACGCATGTATTTCTAATGGAGCCAATTTGGGACAGAAG TATGGAGGAGCAAGTAATTAGTCGTGCTCATCGAATGGGTGCTTCTCGTCCTATTCACGTTGAAACACTAGCTATGCATGGTACAATTGAAGAGCAAATGCTAGGCTTTTTACAG GAAGCTGATAAATGTAGAAGATCGCCAATTAAGGATGTTGCGGAATCTGAGGATGATGGCGGGGGACGAGGATATAAATCATTGCATGATTTTGCAGAAAGCAGTTATCTATTGAAACTAAGATCTGTGTATACTAATTCAGAATGTCCAGAAG GTGTTTTGATCGATCAACATCAAGCAAGTTCTAACTAA
- the LOC106761983 gene encoding F-box protein At3g54460 isoform X1 has product MSSDTSFADHKLCGFLFAVLTATERDSDPAFAERCEILSDGGEVGFRSQTGVVLSTVLNSSQCGGGGGGGGSKTKRTHSVGMVNGSMSVVHQLHAMVTRKCAKVDARVVCVESPRVVLLVDVYLPIQVWSGWQFPRSGAVAAAVFRHLSCDWDERSSMLSYPDYCRKTHGANESFWNLSDCHVLCCKLHPHVSSSSRKSLFELHELFKTLPGIGKQRMFNSSKIIPMDHSCRAGIWELSDDILTKILSSLDPMDLTRVSETCRHLRSLAASVMPCTKLNLFPHQQAAVEWMLHRERNAELLPHPLYAFLSTEDGFSFHVNTVSGEIVTGEAPTIRDFRGGMFCDEPGLGKTVTALSLIMKTRGTLADPPVEAQVVWCQHNGNQKCGYYEICGNNITGCSALGKRNGSQYISRTNDNHEYSSKRARMSNPDQQMIKLQSSCSMEVNKSPVEARFKESVHSNQYTRSLSRIKKNLCFTNEEEAMISKEREVEGLIKAKHASDVTPHLSQKKLPGKPQGDPFEYSDTWIQCDACHKWRKLADNSMASSSAAWFCSMNPDPLYQSCSVPEQHFRSTSRITYLPGFHLKGTHGGDRQNVSFFTSVLKEHYSLINSQTKKALAWLAKISTDKLAAMETNGIRGPILNTCTASGRHFNAFHKVFQAFGLLKRVDKGVCKWFYPQHLNNLTFDVAALGMALREPIDFVRLYLSRATLVVVPANLVDHWKTQIEKHVRPGQLRIYVWTDHRKPSVHCLAWDYDIVITTFSRLSAEWGPRKRSVLMQVHWFRVILDEGHTLGSSLNLTNKLQMAISLIASNRWILTGTPTPNTPNSQLPHLQTLLRFLHEESYGLNQKSWEAGVLRPFEAEMEEGRSRLLDLLHKCMISARKTELQSIPPCIKKVVYLDFNEEHARSYNELVITVRRNILMADWNDPSHVESLLNPKQWKFRRATIKNVRLSCCVAGHIKVTHAGEDIQETMDMLVQSGLDPTSGEYTSIRCNLLYGGHCVRCKEWCRLPVITPCRHLLCLDCVSIDHTKCSYPGCSKLYEMQSRLPRPENPNPKWPVPKDLIELQPSYKQDNWDPDWQSTSSTKVSYLVQKLKALQGTNEETSFCTDNNNDEMPIENSFSLHRSDDKSAFQKCLKSSTKTNSNLEKVLIFSQFLEHIHVIEQQLAIAGIKYAGMYSPMHSSNKKKSLATFQHDSSCMALLMDGSAALGLDLSFVTHVFLMEPIWDRSMEEQVISRAHRMGASRPIHVETLAMHGTIEEQMLGFLQEADKCRRSPIKDVAESEDDGGGRGYKSLHDFAESSYLLKLRSVYTNSECPEGNKRCFDRSTSSKF; this is encoded by the exons ATGTCCAGCGACACCTCCTTCGCGGACCACAAGCTCTGCGGTTTCCTCTTTGCGGTTCTCACAGCCACTGAGCGGGACTCCGATCCAGCCTTCGCTGAGCGCTGCGAAATCTTAAGCGACGGGGGCGAGGTTGGGTTCCGCTCCCAAACCGGCGTCGTTTTGTCTACGGTGCTGAATTCGTCTCAatgcggcggcggcggcggcggcggaggATCGAAAACCAAGAGGACGCACAGCGTTGGGATGGTGAATGGGAGCATGAGCGTGGTTCACCAGCTCCACGCTATGGTCACTCGCAAGTGCGCCAAAGTTGACGCACGCGTGGTGTGCGTCGAGTCGCCTAGGGTTGTGCTGCTGGTTGACGTGTATCTTCCTATTCAAGTGTGGAGTGGCTGGCAGTTCCCGCGGTCGGGGGCAGTTGCCGCCGCGGTTTTTCGCCATTTGAG CTGTGATTGGGATGAGCGAAGTTCAATGCTTTCATATCCAGACTATTGTAGAAAGACTCATGGAGCAAACGAGAGCTTTTGGAACCTTTCTGATTGTCATGTACTTTGTTGCAAGCTCCATCCCCATGTTAGCAGTTCTTCAAGGAAAAGCCTATTTGAACTTCATGAACTTTTCAAGACACTACCTGGCATAGGAAAACAGCGGATGTTTAATAGCTCCAAAATAATTCCTATGGATCACTCATGCAGAGCAGGCATTTGGGAGTTAtctgatgatattttaacaaaaattttatcTTCCCTTGACCCAATGGACCTCACTAGGGTTTCTGAAACGTGTCGTCATCTAAGATCATTGGCTGCTTCTGTAATGCCTTGTACAAAGTTAAATCTGTTTCCTCATCAGCAGGCAGCAGTTGAGTGGATGTTGCATCGTGAGCGAAATGCTGAGCTTTTGCCACACCCTTTATATGCATTTCTCTCAACTGAAGATGGTTTTAGTTTCCATGTAAATACCGTTTCTGGTGAAATTGTCACTGGGGAAGCTCCCACCATCAGGGATTTTCGAGGAGGAATGTTTTGTGATGAGCCTGGTTTGGGTAAGACTGTAACGGCACTCTCTCTTATTATGAAGACACGAGGTACATTGGCAGATCCACCAGTAGAGGCACAAGTTGTCTGGTGTCAACATAATGGTAATCAGAAATGTGGTTATTATGAGATCTGTGGTAATAACATAACTGGTTGTTCTGCATTGGGTAAAAGGAACGGGAGCCAATATATCAGTAGAACTAATGATAACCATGAATACTCCTCCAAAAGAGCCAGAATGTCAAATCCTGACCAGCAAATGATTAAACTTCAGAGTTCATGTTCCATGGAAGTAAACAAATCACCTGTGGAGGCACGCTTTAAGGAATCTGTGCATTCAAATCAGTACACTAGGAGTTTGAGCCGCATAAAGAAAAACCTATGCTTCACAAATGAAGAGGAAGCTATGATATCCAAGGAAAGAGAAGTTGAAGGATTAATTAAAGCAAAACATGCATCAGATGTTACACCTCATTTATCTCAAAAGAAGCTGCCTGGGAAGCCTCAAGGTGATCCTTTTGAGTACAGTGATACATGGATTCAGTGTGATGCTTGTCACAAGTGGCGAAAGCTGGCAGACAATAGTATGGCTAGTTCTAGTGCAGCATGGTTTTGTAGTATGAACCCTGACCCTCTTTATCAAAGTTGTAGTGTCCCTGAACAACATTTTCGTTCTACATCTAGGATAACATACTTGCCAGGGTTTCACTTAAAAGGGACTCATGGTGGTGACAGacaaaatgtttcttttttcacCAGCGTGCTTAAGGAGCACTACTCACTGATAAATTCTCAGACAAAAAAAGCCCTGGCCTGGTTGGCTAAAATTTCAACAGACAAGCTTGCAGCTATGGAAACAAATGGAATAAGAGGTCCTATTTTAAACACGTGTACTGCATCTGGCAGACATTTTAATGCCTTCCACAAAGTATTTCAAGCATTTGGCCTCTTAAAGAGAGTAGACAAAGGTGTGTGCAAGTGGTTCTATCCTCAACATCTTAACAATTTGACTTTTGATGTGGCTGCCCTTGGCATGGCACTCCGTGAGCCTATAGATTTTGTCAGGTTATACTTGTCAAGGGCTACCCTGGTAGTTGTTCCAGCAAACTTGGTTGATCATTGGAAAACACAAATAGAAAAGCATGTGAGGCCCGGTCAATTGCGGATTTATGTTTGGACTGATCACCGGAAGCCATCTGTGCATTGTCTTGCATGGGATTACGACATTGTCATAACCACTTTTAGTCGTCTGAGTGCAGAGTGGGGCCCTCGTAAGAGGAGTGTTTTGATGCAAGTACATTGGTTTCGGGTAATTTTAGATGAGGGGCACACTCTTGGGTCTAGCCTGAACTTAACAAACAAGTTGCAAATGGCCATTTCATTGATAGCTTCTAATCGATGGATACTAACAGGAACTCCTACACCTAACACTCCTAACAGCCAACTTCCACATCTGCAAACATTGCTAAGGTTCCTTCATGAAGAATCTTATGGACTGAATCAAAAGTCATGGGAAGCTGGTGTGCTCAGGCCATTTGAAGCAGAAATGGAGGAAGGGAGGTCTCGTCTGTTAGATCTGCTTCACAAATGCATGATTAGTGCTAGAAAGACAGAATTACAAAGCATCCCACCATGCATCAAGAAAGTTGTTTATCTGGATTTTAATGAGGAGCATGCTAGAAGTTACAATGAATTGGTAATCACTGTAAGGCGTAATATATTGATGGCTGATTGGAATGATCCCTCACATGTTGAGAGTCTACTGAATCCAAAGCAGTGGAAGTTTCGTAGGGCAACTATAAAAAATGTCAGGCTTTCGTGCTGTGTTGCTGGACATATTAAGGTTACACATGCTGGTGAAGATATTCAAGAAACAATGGATATGTTAGTACAAAGTGGTCTGGATCCTACTTCTGGAGAGTATACCTCCATAAGATGTAATCTCTTGTATGGTGGTCACTGTGTCAG GTGCAAGGAATGGTGCCGCCTTCCGGTCATTACACCATGTCGGCATTTGTTGTGCCTTGATTGTGTTTCTATTGACCATACGAAGTGTTCTTATCCTGGCTGCAGTAAATTGTATGAGATGCAAAGTAGACTTCCCCGACCTGAAAATCCTAATCCAAAGTGGCCTGTACCCAAAGATCTTATTGAGCTACAACCGTCATATAAGCAG GATAATTGGGATCCAGATTGGCAATCTACATCTAGTACTAAAGTCTCATATCTTGTCCAGAAGTTGAAAGCCTTGCAAGGAACCAACGAAGAGACTAGCTTCTGTACAGACAATAACAATGATGAGATGCCTATTGAGAATAGTTTCTCTCTGCATAGAAGTGATGATAAATCAGCATTTCAAAAATGTTTGAAGAGCAGCACAAAGACCAATTCTAACCTTGAGAAAGTTCTtatattttctcaatttcttgAGCATATACATGTCATTGAACAGCAG TTAGCTATTGCTGGTATCAAATATGCTGGAATGTATAGCCCAATGCATTCCAGTAACAAG aaGAAGTCTTTAGCCACGTTCCAGCATGATTCAAGTTGTATGGCGCTTCTAATGGATGGAAGTGCTGCATTGGGTCTGGACTTGAGTTTTGTTACGCATGTATTTCTAATGGAGCCAATTTGGGACAGAAG TATGGAGGAGCAAGTAATTAGTCGTGCTCATCGAATGGGTGCTTCTCGTCCTATTCACGTTGAAACACTAGCTATGCATGGTACAATTGAAGAGCAAATGCTAGGCTTTTTACAG GAAGCTGATAAATGTAGAAGATCGCCAATTAAGGATGTTGCGGAATCTGAGGATGATGGCGGGGGACGAGGATATAAATCATTGCATGATTTTGCAGAAAGCAGTTATCTATTGAAACTAAGATCTGTGTATACTAATTCAGAATGTCCAGAAG GAAACAAAAG GTGTTTTGATCGATCAACATCAAGCAAGTTCTAA